From Haloarcula sp. CBA1127, a single genomic window includes:
- a CDS encoding ABC transporter ATP-binding protein, with product MSESVVDTVSHQTGETLVDVQDLKTYYEDGGLLGSDPVKAVDGVNFEIARGETFGLVGESGCGKTTLGRTLIQLETATSGAVSFDGTDITELSGGDLKQWRRNAQMVFQDPESSLNDRMTVGEIIREPLDVHEQGTARERREKVRTLLDQVGLMPEHYYRYPHQFSGGQRQRIGIARALALEPEFVVLDEPVSALDVSVQAQILNLLEELQEEFGLTYLFIAHDLSVVRHICDRVGVMYLGNLMEVGPTEQLFQSPENPYTRALLSAIPEPDPTVQVDRITLPGSPPSPRDPPEGCPFATRCPVRIRPEDIDASDAVWDRIREFRDVIRERSRAEQSIGERLKERLGFDTALADSEEIVEEEFDDVTLPPDVQEHVEQAATYLSDGDPDAARAYLREVFGGQCDTETPQYYDVDDRQMSFCHRHAQEHVSPGDELRQRGYDTHDG from the coding sequence GCAGGATCTGAAGACGTACTACGAAGACGGCGGGCTGCTTGGAAGCGATCCCGTAAAAGCCGTCGACGGCGTGAACTTCGAGATTGCACGCGGCGAGACGTTCGGGCTGGTCGGTGAATCCGGCTGTGGCAAGACGACTCTCGGTCGGACGCTCATCCAACTGGAGACGGCCACGTCCGGGGCGGTCTCCTTCGATGGAACGGATATAACCGAACTCAGCGGCGGCGACCTCAAGCAGTGGCGCCGCAACGCCCAAATGGTGTTTCAGGACCCCGAGTCGAGCCTCAACGACCGGATGACTGTCGGCGAGATCATCCGCGAACCGCTGGACGTTCACGAACAGGGCACGGCCCGCGAGCGTCGGGAGAAGGTGCGGACACTGCTCGACCAGGTCGGGCTCATGCCGGAGCACTACTACCGGTATCCCCACCAGTTCTCCGGCGGGCAGCGACAGCGAATCGGCATTGCTCGCGCACTCGCACTCGAACCGGAGTTCGTCGTCCTCGACGAGCCCGTTTCGGCACTCGACGTGTCCGTTCAGGCCCAGATACTCAATCTGCTAGAGGAACTTCAGGAGGAGTTCGGTCTCACGTACCTCTTCATCGCGCACGACCTGAGCGTGGTCCGGCACATCTGTGACCGCGTCGGGGTGATGTATCTCGGGAACCTCATGGAGGTCGGGCCGACGGAGCAGTTGTTCCAGAGCCCGGAAAACCCCTACACGCGCGCATTGCTGTCGGCGATTCCGGAACCGGACCCCACGGTTCAGGTGGACCGGATTACCCTGCCGGGATCACCACCGAGTCCACGGGACCCACCGGAAGGGTGTCCCTTCGCAACGCGGTGTCCCGTTCGGATTCGGCCAGAGGACATAGACGCTAGCGATGCGGTGTGGGACCGGATCCGAGAGTTCCGTGACGTCATTCGCGAGCGGTCCCGCGCGGAGCAGTCGATCGGTGAGCGGCTCAAGGAACGGCTCGGGTTCGACACCGCGCTGGCCGACAGCGAGGAGATCGTCGAAGAGGAGTTCGACGACGTGACCCTTCCGCCAGACGTACAGGAGCACGTCGAGCAGGCGGCGACGTATCTCAGTGATGGCGACCCCGACGCCGCACGGGCGTACCTCAGAGAAGTGTTCGGCGGTCAGTGTGACACCGAAACGCCGCAGTACTACGATGTTGACGACAGGCAGATGAGCTTCTGTCACCGGCATGCACAGGAGCACGTCTCCCCTGGCGACGAACTCCGCCAACGTGGCTACGACACGCACGATGGATAA